Proteins from one Armatimonadota bacterium genomic window:
- a CDS encoding 4Fe-4S binding protein: MSATTASTPRKKKASRVNVRRRTTQWLLAPLVIITIGLGWKYPLIGLIVPTVMLIGIIGGIIRGRYVCGNLCPRGSFLDRIIAPISLKRPIPEFLRKPAFRWIVLAAMMGFMVFRISQNPTDIMHWGRVFWVTCLATTAIGVALGVLVHPRAWCSFCPMGTMQNKLGGHKHTLQIDGSACKSCGLCAKACPFGLSPMDHKDAGILEDRDCLKCAECTVACPVGALAFPSKGDQTKEKAA; encoded by the coding sequence ATGTCCGCGACAACTGCGTCCACGCCCCGCAAGAAGAAAGCCTCACGCGTCAATGTGCGGCGAAGAACCACACAGTGGTTGCTCGCTCCCTTGGTCATCATCACCATCGGCCTGGGTTGGAAGTACCCGCTGATCGGTCTGATCGTCCCCACCGTCATGCTCATCGGCATCATTGGTGGAATCATCCGTGGCCGCTACGTGTGCGGGAACCTCTGCCCGCGCGGGAGCTTCCTCGACCGAATAATCGCTCCAATCAGCCTGAAGCGGCCGATTCCAGAGTTCTTGCGCAAGCCGGCATTTCGGTGGATCGTCCTGGCTGCGATGATGGGGTTCATGGTCTTCCGCATATCCCAGAACCCGACGGACATCATGCACTGGGGCCGGGTGTTCTGGGTGACGTGCCTCGCAACCACTGCAATCGGCGTAGCTCTAGGGGTATTGGTTCACCCTCGCGCGTGGTGTTCCTTCTGCCCCATGGGGACTATGCAGAACAAGCTTGGGGGGCACAAGCACACTCTGCAGATCGACGGGTCGGCCTGCAAGTCCTGCGGCCTGTGCGCGAAGGCCTGTCCCTTTGGTCTGTCGCCCATGGACCACAAGGACGCTGGAATCCTCGAGGACCGCGACTGCCTGAAGTGCGCCGAGTGCACTGTAGCCTGCCCCGTCGGCGCATTGGCCTTCCCGAGTAAAGGTGACCAGACGAAGGAAAAGGCGGCCTGA
- a CDS encoding VWA domain-containing protein, with product MSRRALVHLWVTILSVAICAGVAADGILIPPLRPIEEAPYFSIKYHHVKVSIEGQIATTYVDQVFVNETDREQEATYIFPLPPGAVVKDFTLIVDGKPMPGEILEREKAVSIYEEIVRKRKDPALLEYTGRNTYRARIYPIPGRGERRIELRYTELLGFDNGLVSYNYPMSTEKFSAKPIRETVFEAKIKSEGKIGAVYSPSHEVDVSRKADGEVVVSYEETNTKPDRDMILHYSPAKQDVTTSVLTFKEKNEDGFFLLLASPSSEDAGPAKAAPKSVIFVLDRSGSMAGEKIEQACKALEFCVNSLNPQDEFEILAFSSTVESLGEGLMPASKENIDKARKFVADITARGGTAMSEALASAIRARGEKHPNYIALITDGLPTVGEVTDPDQIADDAKKQIADKSLPTRIFTFGVGYDVDTHFLDRVADENGGVSTYVRPGENIEVKVSSWYSKIAQPVLTELELDFGTVKTYDSYPRELPDLFSGSQLAVFGRYKSESCGTTTITLSGKAGDAKRSFETKVTFPETRDHTEYLAPLWASRKIGFLLDQIRLHGKGKELVDEIVALSTEYGILTEYTAFLADEDAPITGPAGMAAAAPAAEAAMGVAFEQRGGGWATSQAQNAQRMRDSASLVTRNRYLNEKGEEVTISNVQARGQRGFVNRRGQVQDLRYDPAKFGEPLKVQAYSEAYFQLSREFPMANQYLAISDNVVFVLNGRAVQIGADGKTTLTREDIDNLRNARG from the coding sequence ATGTCGCGACGCGCGCTGGTGCATCTTTGGGTGACGATACTGTCTGTGGCAATCTGCGCGGGTGTCGCTGCTGACGGGATTCTCATCCCGCCGCTGCGCCCCATCGAAGAAGCCCCCTACTTCAGCATCAAATATCACCACGTCAAGGTGAGCATCGAGGGTCAGATCGCCACCACCTACGTGGACCAGGTATTCGTAAACGAGACCGACCGCGAGCAGGAGGCCACGTACATCTTCCCCCTGCCGCCTGGGGCAGTCGTCAAGGACTTCACGCTGATCGTAGACGGCAAGCCAATGCCCGGGGAGATCCTCGAGCGCGAGAAGGCCGTTTCCATCTACGAAGAGATCGTCCGCAAGCGCAAGGACCCCGCGCTGCTGGAGTACACCGGCCGCAACACATATCGGGCCCGCATCTACCCCATCCCTGGGCGCGGCGAAAGGCGCATTGAGCTTCGCTACACTGAGCTTCTCGGGTTCGACAATGGGCTGGTCTCGTACAACTACCCCATGAGCACGGAGAAGTTCTCGGCCAAGCCCATCCGCGAGACAGTGTTCGAGGCGAAGATCAAGTCCGAGGGCAAGATCGGCGCGGTCTATTCGCCCAGCCATGAGGTGGACGTGAGCCGCAAGGCGGACGGCGAAGTGGTGGTGTCCTACGAGGAGACCAACACCAAGCCTGATCGGGACATGATCTTGCACTATTCGCCCGCGAAGCAGGATGTGACCACCAGCGTCCTGACCTTCAAAGAGAAGAATGAGGACGGGTTCTTCCTGCTCCTGGCGTCCCCATCAAGCGAGGACGCCGGGCCCGCGAAAGCCGCGCCCAAGTCAGTGATCTTCGTGCTCGACCGTTCCGGTTCCATGGCCGGGGAGAAGATCGAGCAGGCCTGCAAAGCCCTGGAGTTCTGCGTCAACAGCCTCAATCCTCAGGATGAGTTCGAGATACTGGCCTTCTCCTCCACCGTGGAATCCCTGGGCGAGGGGCTGATGCCGGCGAGCAAGGAGAATATCGACAAGGCCCGCAAGTTCGTGGCCGACATCACGGCGCGCGGCGGGACCGCGATGAGCGAGGCCTTGGCAAGCGCCATCCGTGCGAGGGGCGAGAAGCATCCCAATTACATCGCCTTGATCACGGACGGACTGCCTACGGTGGGAGAGGTCACAGACCCGGATCAGATCGCGGATGATGCGAAGAAACAGATCGCCGACAAGTCCCTGCCCACCCGCATCTTCACCTTCGGCGTGGGTTATGATGTGGACACCCACTTCCTCGACCGCGTGGCGGACGAAAACGGCGGCGTGTCCACCTACGTGCGCCCCGGCGAAAACATCGAGGTGAAGGTCTCCAGCTGGTATTCAAAGATCGCCCAGCCGGTTCTCACAGAGCTGGAGCTGGACTTCGGCACCGTGAAGACCTATGACAGCTACCCGCGCGAACTGCCGGACCTGTTCTCCGGCTCTCAACTGGCGGTATTCGGTCGCTACAAGAGCGAAAGCTGCGGGACCACCACGATCACTCTTTCCGGCAAGGCGGGAGATGCGAAGCGCAGCTTCGAGACGAAGGTGACCTTCCCCGAAACCCGGGACCATACTGAGTATCTTGCGCCCTTGTGGGCGTCCCGCAAGATCGGGTTCCTGTTGGACCAGATTCGCCTGCATGGCAAGGGGAAAGAGCTGGTGGACGAGATTGTCGCCCTGAGCACGGAATATGGAATCCTCACTGAGTACACGGCCTTCCTGGCCGACGAGGACGCCCCGATCACCGGCCCGGCAGGCATGGCGGCAGCCGCCCCAGCGGCTGAGGCAGCCATGGGTGTGGCCTTCGAGCAGCGCGGAGGAGGCTGGGCGACATCCCAGGCTCAGAACGCTCAGCGCATGCGAGACAGCGCCAGTCTGGTAACCCGGAACCGGTACCTCAATGAGAAAGGTGAGGAGGTCACGATCAGTAACGTTCAAGCCCGAGGACAACGCGGGTTCGTGAACCGTCGCGGGCAGGTCCAGGACCTGCGCTATGACCCGGCGAAGTTCGGCGAGCCACTCAAAGTTCAGGCGTACAGCGAGGCGTACTTCCAACTCAGCCGGGAGTTCCCGATGGCCAACCAGTACCTGGCGATTTCCGACAATGTCGTATTCGTCCTCAACGGCCGGGCGGTGCAGATTGGCGCCGACGGAAAGACGACTTTGACCCGAGAGGACATAGATAATCTCCGCAATGCGCGGGGTTAG
- a CDS encoding ATP-binding protein, producing MQEVTATSGNMPAWVTQIRDSYMSANASVFILHGVRDRFPYSGRYLQLPEFLEHAFCADKKVVVYDISRGMQFPQPETQREFDAFLQVYRRQSGGRPTDEEIIKPAVALPLLQEYLFSRNGVALIVDYLDKIAPREEARFMSFDERRLVTMLRQLGDDPRLLRRNSFVFLIAASLADVSEELYARASRTEVVEIPMPEKGDRARYVEFELEALGDSRPELAMTPEVLAEITNGLSLTQVGSLLRGAIRQQRQVTFELVAEWKRRAIEIEIGDLVEFTMPRMGLEALAGVDKQKEILLRTAEALRSGKTAVVPKGILLTGPPGCGKTFCMECFAKDCGIPFVQLKNVFSKYVGATESNLEKLFHYLEALSPVFVFIDEFDQSYGRRVTSDSDSGVSRRVFAMFNAFLSDERHQGKILFGAATNRPDLIDPSTLRAGRFDLKLPFLLPDRDARKAIFEVTFRSLKVPHCVEDLGAAADQTAGYSGADLKEVVRIAQRKAVFDGRESVSPDDLTFAVGDYIPPTTSNADQIRLMELLSVLSCTSRSLLPEAYVGALESGVLHRELEELRMRMGI from the coding sequence ATGCAGGAAGTCACGGCCACTTCGGGCAACATGCCGGCGTGGGTAACTCAGATCCGCGACTCATATATGTCCGCAAACGCCTCCGTCTTCATCCTGCACGGCGTGCGCGATCGTTTCCCTTACTCCGGCAGGTATCTGCAGTTGCCGGAGTTTCTGGAACACGCTTTCTGCGCAGACAAGAAAGTCGTCGTCTACGACATCAGCCGCGGCATGCAGTTCCCGCAGCCCGAAACACAGCGGGAGTTCGACGCATTCCTCCAGGTCTACCGCAGGCAATCCGGCGGCCGTCCCACCGACGAGGAGATCATCAAGCCCGCCGTTGCGCTCCCACTCTTGCAGGAGTATCTCTTTTCGCGCAACGGCGTGGCGCTGATCGTGGATTACCTGGACAAGATCGCGCCCCGCGAGGAGGCGCGGTTCATGAGTTTCGACGAGCGGCGCCTCGTCACCATGCTCCGCCAGCTCGGTGACGACCCTCGACTCCTGCGCCGCAACAGTTTCGTATTCCTGATTGCCGCATCACTGGCGGACGTGAGCGAAGAGTTGTACGCTCGGGCATCGCGGACCGAAGTCGTTGAGATCCCGATGCCAGAGAAAGGCGACCGGGCCCGGTACGTGGAGTTCGAGCTGGAAGCATTGGGAGATTCGCGGCCCGAACTGGCCATGACACCCGAAGTGCTGGCCGAGATCACCAATGGGCTGTCACTCACTCAGGTGGGGTCGCTCCTGCGTGGCGCCATACGTCAGCAACGCCAGGTGACGTTCGAGCTAGTTGCTGAATGGAAGCGCCGAGCCATTGAAATAGAAATCGGGGACCTGGTGGAGTTCACCATGCCCCGGATGGGGCTGGAGGCCCTCGCCGGCGTGGATAAGCAGAAAGAGATTCTCCTGCGCACCGCCGAGGCACTTCGTTCCGGAAAGACGGCGGTAGTCCCGAAAGGCATCCTGCTCACCGGCCCGCCTGGTTGCGGGAAAACCTTCTGCATGGAGTGCTTTGCCAAAGACTGCGGGATCCCATTCGTCCAGCTCAAGAACGTTTTCAGCAAGTACGTTGGCGCGACTGAATCCAACCTCGAGAAGCTCTTTCACTATCTGGAGGCGTTGTCGCCCGTTTTCGTCTTCATCGACGAGTTCGACCAGTCGTACGGCCGACGGGTCACCAGCGACTCGGACAGCGGGGTAAGCCGGCGCGTCTTCGCGATGTTCAACGCCTTCCTCAGCGACGAACGCCACCAGGGAAAAATCCTGTTCGGGGCGGCGACCAACCGTCCGGATCTAATCGACCCGTCGACCCTTCGGGCGGGACGGTTCGACCTCAAACTACCGTTCCTCCTGCCGGACCGGGACGCCCGCAAGGCCATCTTTGAGGTAACCTTCCGATCCCTCAAGGTACCCCACTGTGTGGAGGACCTCGGTGCCGCCGCCGACCAGACTGCGGGTTACTCGGGCGCAGATCTGAAGGAAGTCGTGCGGATCGCCCAGCGCAAGGCAGTTTTCGACGGGCGTGAAAGCGTCAGCCCGGATGACCTGACCTTCGCCGTTGGCGATTACATCCCTCCGACCACTTCGAACGCCGACCAGATCCGGCTCATGGAGCTCTTGTCGGTGCTTTCATGCACGTCTCGTTCCCTCCTCCCCGAGGCCTACGTCGGGGCCCTGGAGAGTGGGGTCCTCCACCGGGAACTGGAGGAACTGCGCATGAGGATGGGGATCTGA
- a CDS encoding MBL fold metallo-hydrolase, which yields MAQVTEPIRLSEHLYLLRDTCNAYLIRKGSRALVIDCGDAGFTARLRGLGVEEVEWLLFTHHHRDQNQGAEKLVSKGARVAVPEHERFLFEHASQYMQSRPVYDSYNGRSTVQTRLTDLPVDQPLQDYEIFRWRGFEFHIIPTPGHTRGACSLLCEIDGQQVAFTGDLLCDDGRFPSLHDLEHNYGGCEGADQTAYSAIRLQREPVELICPSHGEPIPNARPALRALQDNARAWYRWRTGSELPCLQRPVQITEHLFAFPQACCAWYALVAENGQALFIDHGTPDGPHFGMHETYREPWETTRYVDHGLWELQNRHGLKSVDVAIPTHYHDDHVAGFPYLRRRFGTEVWASEVLQDILEHPERYSELCLLPTPIPVARTLADGEEFEWKGFRLQAWHFPGQTEYHSLVLLHVDGKRVLFTGDSLQRIGNHLACPVIMRNNLRFGSHEECAHRLMGLRADIIAPGHGEPWVPHADEFASLRQHTQQLRTLFRRILPEDAGLDAINPYWVRIRPYQIEARRGGKAKLTVEITNPRQEPVSVRVAMAGPGQIAFEPSSREVKLAPGQEGTVKFELSVSQRYKGLPRVAIAADVTLGNERMGQATEAFVDIAG from the coding sequence GTGGCCCAGGTCACCGAGCCGATTCGGCTGTCGGAGCACCTGTACCTGTTGCGCGACACCTGCAATGCCTATCTGATCCGCAAAGGAAGCCGGGCCCTGGTCATCGACTGCGGGGACGCCGGGTTCACCGCGCGCCTGCGCGGCCTGGGTGTGGAGGAGGTGGAGTGGTTGCTGTTCACCCACCACCACCGCGATCAGAACCAGGGCGCAGAAAAGCTGGTCAGCAAGGGGGCGCGGGTCGCGGTTCCCGAACATGAGCGCTTCCTCTTCGAGCATGCTTCGCAGTACATGCAGAGTCGCCCCGTCTATGACAGCTACAATGGCCGCAGCACTGTGCAGACACGCCTGACTGACCTGCCTGTGGATCAGCCGCTTCAGGACTACGAGATCTTCCGCTGGCGGGGCTTTGAGTTCCACATCATCCCCACTCCCGGACACACCCGCGGCGCGTGCTCGCTGCTCTGCGAAATCGATGGCCAACAAGTGGCCTTTACCGGCGACCTTCTCTGCGACGACGGCAGGTTTCCGAGCCTGCATGATCTGGAGCACAACTACGGCGGATGTGAGGGCGCCGACCAGACCGCTTATTCGGCAATCCGACTCCAACGCGAACCTGTGGAGCTGATCTGCCCATCCCACGGAGAGCCCATCCCCAATGCCCGGCCGGCTCTGCGTGCGCTTCAGGACAACGCCCGTGCGTGGTACCGCTGGCGCACGGGCTCGGAGCTTCCCTGCCTCCAGCGGCCGGTCCAGATTACCGAGCACCTGTTCGCCTTCCCGCAGGCATGCTGCGCATGGTATGCCCTGGTCGCGGAAAACGGCCAGGCGCTCTTCATCGATCATGGGACCCCGGATGGTCCGCATTTCGGGATGCACGAGACGTACCGCGAGCCCTGGGAGACAACGAGGTATGTCGACCATGGGCTGTGGGAACTGCAGAACCGCCACGGCCTCAAGTCCGTCGATGTGGCGATACCGACCCATTACCACGATGACCACGTTGCCGGGTTCCCCTACTTGCGGAGGCGCTTTGGCACCGAGGTCTGGGCATCCGAGGTGCTTCAGGACATTCTCGAACACCCCGAACGCTACAGCGAATTGTGCCTGCTACCCACGCCAATTCCGGTGGCGCGCACGCTGGCTGACGGTGAGGAATTTGAATGGAAAGGATTCCGGCTACAGGCATGGCATTTCCCCGGCCAGACTGAGTACCACTCGTTGGTATTGCTCCACGTCGACGGAAAACGCGTGCTGTTCACCGGCGACAGCCTGCAGCGCATAGGCAATCATCTGGCATGCCCCGTCATTATGCGCAACAACCTGCGCTTCGGCAGCCACGAGGAGTGCGCGCATCGGCTGATGGGCCTGAGAGCGGATATCATCGCCCCCGGGCACGGTGAGCCGTGGGTGCCGCATGCCGACGAGTTCGCGTCGCTGCGCCAGCACACCCAGCAGCTTCGCACCCTCTTCCGCCGCATCCTGCCGGAGGATGCGGGGCTGGATGCCATCAACCCCTACTGGGTGCGCATTCGGCCTTACCAGATCGAGGCCAGACGGGGCGGCAAGGCAAAGCTGACCGTGGAGATCACGAACCCCCGGCAGGAGCCGGTCTCTGTTCGCGTCGCCATGGCCGGGCCGGGCCAGATAGCCTTCGAGCCATCCTCACGCGAGGTCAAGCTGGCGCCCGGACAGGAGGGGACAGTCAAGTTCGAGCTTTCCGTGAGCCAGCGTTACAAGGGCCTGCCACGCGTGGCCATCGCCGCAGACGTGACCCTCGGGAACGAGCGCATGGGACAGGCGACGGAGGCCTTCGTCGACATCGCAGGATAA
- a CDS encoding PmoA family protein, whose translation MAESHQPGTILEVNAGLHDRKDAIVTWTCSGGCDCECDCEVGHVLYELDENGNQGAEVPCQCIPDCGCEDDCGGECGSLTWVVPELKAGQTKRYIIGDGQPTQVPGVTVGLTPGEKADFVVAGTPFTSYVVKEGIARPYCYPVYGPGGAEVTNLGPSDHVHHKSMYIAQGEVNGCDNWSELEGHASTINREVHVTAEGPVFGEIVSISDWVSAKGQNILQEITAIRVYNTPDNRRIMDWDITWFAAYGGVFFGDTKEAGTLAVRVAESMEVRNGGTIRNSYGGLNDDECWGKRAEWVDYYGPVTSGVAGITIMDHPDNLRFPTYWHVRGYGLFTANQWGIHDFTGDWSQRGDLALEAGDALNFVFRVYIHDGDTDHAAVAAKYIDFIYPPKVTVVQS comes from the coding sequence ATGGCCGAGTCTCACCAGCCGGGCACAATTCTCGAAGTCAATGCCGGACTCCACGATCGCAAGGACGCGATCGTTACCTGGACCTGCTCAGGCGGTTGCGACTGCGAATGCGACTGCGAGGTCGGGCACGTCCTGTACGAGCTGGACGAAAACGGAAACCAGGGCGCGGAAGTGCCCTGCCAGTGCATTCCTGACTGCGGGTGCGAAGATGACTGCGGAGGGGAGTGCGGCAGCCTTACGTGGGTCGTCCCCGAGCTCAAAGCGGGGCAGACGAAGCGCTATATTATCGGCGATGGCCAACCCACGCAGGTTCCCGGTGTGACAGTTGGCCTCACCCCGGGCGAGAAGGCCGATTTCGTCGTGGCAGGAACGCCTTTCACGAGCTACGTGGTGAAGGAGGGCATTGCCCGACCGTACTGCTATCCCGTCTACGGACCGGGCGGCGCCGAGGTCACGAATCTCGGCCCCTCGGACCATGTGCACCACAAGTCCATGTACATCGCGCAGGGTGAGGTCAACGGCTGCGACAACTGGTCGGAGCTTGAGGGCCACGCATCGACGATCAACCGCGAAGTCCATGTGACTGCGGAAGGCCCGGTTTTCGGCGAGATCGTGAGCATCAGCGACTGGGTCAGCGCTAAGGGCCAGAACATCCTGCAGGAGATCACCGCGATCCGGGTCTACAACACCCCGGACAACCGCCGTATCATGGACTGGGACATCACCTGGTTCGCGGCCTACGGCGGCGTGTTCTTCGGAGATACCAAGGAAGCCGGGACCCTTGCGGTGCGTGTGGCCGAGAGTATGGAGGTCCGCAACGGTGGCACCATCCGCAACTCCTACGGCGGCTTGAACGACGATGAGTGCTGGGGCAAGCGCGCGGAATGGGTGGACTACTACGGCCCTGTGACCTCCGGCGTTGCCGGGATCACGATAATGGACCATCCGGACAACCTGCGATTTCCGACTTACTGGCATGTGCGCGGCTACGGTCTGTTCACCGCGAACCAGTGGGGGATTCACGACTTCACCGGTGACTGGAGCCAGCGCGGCGACCTTGCCCTGGAAGCAGGCGATGCCCTGAACTTTGTGTTCCGGGTGTACATCCACGATGGTGACACGGATCATGCGGCAGTGGCGGCCAAGTACATTGACTTCATCTACCCGCCGAAGGTGACCGTGGTCCAGAGCTGA
- a CDS encoding PspA/IM30 family protein, with translation MWKRIKRIFRALFGWLIRGAEDPEMILRQLRDDLREKIPELNRQVAEIVKHEKMLEMQLDRQSEAVARLKPQVEAAVKAGPERKEAAKALIMQLQQAEKELAETQAALLRAKENSQRMLKMRAAFEAKVRQQMQEAMHQIDRAKRAQVEAEMAEIMGTFETGDETDTLQRMTEVIDEKLARAEARIEVAQSSVETQISELEQDVALDSAEAAYQEYQRQLGLLPEEEAPVKTMESVPLQTEAPPSPPETVEQQDMTGDVNWAQPRQEDTQQQ, from the coding sequence ATGTGGAAACGCATCAAGCGCATATTTCGGGCGCTTTTCGGTTGGCTGATCCGGGGCGCGGAGGATCCCGAGATGATCTTGCGGCAGCTTCGCGACGACCTGCGGGAGAAGATCCCTGAGCTGAACCGCCAGGTTGCAGAGATCGTGAAGCACGAGAAGATGCTGGAAATGCAGTTAGACCGACAGTCCGAAGCGGTTGCACGCCTCAAGCCCCAGGTCGAGGCAGCCGTGAAAGCCGGTCCCGAGCGCAAGGAGGCCGCCAAAGCGCTCATCATGCAGCTCCAGCAGGCTGAAAAGGAGCTCGCGGAGACCCAGGCAGCTCTCCTGCGGGCCAAGGAGAACTCCCAGCGCATGCTGAAGATGCGCGCCGCCTTCGAGGCCAAGGTGCGCCAGCAGATGCAGGAGGCAATGCACCAGATCGACCGGGCCAAACGGGCGCAGGTCGAGGCCGAGATGGCCGAGATTATGGGGACCTTCGAGACAGGTGACGAGACCGATACCCTCCAGCGCATGACCGAAGTGATTGACGAGAAGCTCGCCCGGGCCGAGGCCCGCATCGAGGTGGCCCAGAGCAGCGTGGAGACACAGATTTCCGAACTCGAACAAGATGTTGCGCTGGATTCTGCCGAGGCGGCCTACCAGGAGTATCAGCGGCAACTGGGGCTGCTACCCGAAGAGGAAGCCCCGGTCAAAACCATGGAATCCGTGCCCCTGCAGACCGAAGCACCCCCGTCTCCGCCGGAGACCGTGGAGCAGCAGGATATGACCGGCGATGTCAATTGGGCCCAGCCCAGGCAGGAGGACACCCAGCAGCAGTAG
- a CDS encoding glycosyltransferase family 39 protein: MTGDVSAPDRPRYARDALWLAGIMLLGASLRFADLGRLCLTGDDAWSVNAAIQPFVETMKIAESDVHPPLHTLMLWCWVRVAGTSEAAVRIPAAIAGILLIPLVYLIVRDLAGDRRIAIASAYLAAISPHLVLFSRSARWYMPFAALALLAIWCWISIILRGRTRATTTGLILACIAGALYNLTFAGIVLVQWIIYALTPVRRRARLWTVLLGAHALSALIVAPWVAIKIPGLIRGSAGFDRAPIEGGILGKIAYLLYSFDVGATLLPWRWHIVVPYALVTAIALAWALSALRRRASFASGLVTGPNPCAVLLVLAAVPVAMFIWLPRMAVACYYLASNAAYLALKALLLMRSGNRMPAAMGLLAATMIAALGQANMFAGRDYLGTQALDDWREVARRIGEAYQPGDLVITGHPAMLWYLKQQGTPALNAYAVQQHDVAAAQRIIWERSPGSGASERKGAGPSSLDRMVKEEGFEPKVTLNLNPDPDAAMKRRFVRRPFPPYRTFVDILERKQPIAED; this comes from the coding sequence TTGACGGGAGACGTATCCGCGCCCGACCGTCCCAGATACGCACGAGACGCTCTTTGGCTCGCGGGCATCATGCTCCTGGGTGCGAGCTTGCGATTCGCTGACCTCGGCCGCCTGTGTCTGACCGGGGACGACGCCTGGAGCGTCAATGCGGCGATCCAGCCCTTCGTCGAGACGATGAAAATCGCCGAGAGTGACGTGCACCCGCCCCTGCACACCCTCATGCTCTGGTGCTGGGTGCGGGTGGCGGGAACGTCCGAAGCTGCGGTGCGTATTCCTGCTGCGATCGCCGGGATCCTCCTCATCCCCCTGGTGTATCTCATCGTCCGGGATCTTGCAGGCGATAGGCGCATTGCCATTGCATCGGCTTACCTGGCGGCGATCTCTCCCCACCTGGTCCTGTTCAGCCGCTCGGCGCGCTGGTACATGCCCTTTGCGGCGCTGGCGCTACTCGCAATCTGGTGCTGGATCTCGATCATCCTTCGGGGGAGAACCCGTGCGACCACAACCGGCCTCATTCTCGCCTGTATCGCTGGCGCCCTGTACAACCTGACCTTTGCGGGCATCGTGCTGGTCCAGTGGATCATCTACGCACTCACGCCCGTCCGGCGCCGGGCACGATTGTGGACAGTCCTGCTGGGGGCCCATGCTCTGTCTGCGCTCATCGTCGCCCCGTGGGTGGCCATCAAGATTCCCGGCCTCATCCGCGGCTCAGCCGGCTTCGACCGGGCACCCATTGAGGGGGGCATCCTTGGCAAGATCGCTTACCTGTTGTACTCCTTCGACGTCGGGGCGACGCTCCTTCCCTGGCGCTGGCATATCGTGGTCCCCTACGCCCTGGTGACCGCAATCGCTCTCGCGTGGGCCCTGTCTGCACTTCGGCGAAGAGCGTCGTTCGCATCAGGTCTCGTGACCGGCCCGAACCCCTGTGCCGTGCTCCTCGTGCTGGCCGCCGTGCCGGTTGCCATGTTCATCTGGCTCCCGCGGATGGCGGTGGCCTGTTACTACCTTGCCAGCAACGCGGCGTATCTTGCCCTGAAGGCTCTCCTGCTCATGCGGTCCGGTAATCGGATGCCCGCTGCTATGGGGCTGCTGGCGGCCACGATGATTGCGGCTTTGGGGCAGGCCAACATGTTTGCCGGGCGCGACTACCTTGGTACGCAGGCGCTCGACGACTGGCGAGAAGTAGCCAGGCGCATCGGCGAGGCCTATCAGCCCGGAGACCTGGTGATCACCGGACATCCCGCGATGTTGTGGTATCTGAAGCAGCAGGGCACCCCTGCGCTCAATGCCTACGCGGTGCAGCAACACGATGTTGCGGCTGCTCAGCGCATCATCTGGGAGCGCTCCCCGGGTTCGGGAGCCAGCGAGAGGAAGGGCGCCGGCCCATCGTCACTGGACCGCATGGTGAAGGAGGAGGGCTTTGAGCCCAAGGTCACTCTCAACCTGAACCCCGATCCGGACGCCGCGATGAAGCGCCGGTTCGTGAGACGGCCATTTCCGCCATATCGCACCTTCGTGGACATCCTGGAGCGAAAACAACCCATTGCTGAGGACTAA